In Lachnospiraceae bacterium, one DNA window encodes the following:
- a CDS encoding metal-dependent transcriptional regulator: MKIQESAENYLETIFMLSRHKPYVRSIDIANELSFSKPSVSVAMKNLRENGYIHMTDQGHITLTQTGQDIANKMYERHIMLSNWLIYLGVDEKTAVEDACKIEHVLSAQSFQAIKKHITQGNELPADMKEDE, from the coding sequence GTGAAAATACAGGAATCTGCGGAAAATTATCTGGAAACTATATTTATGCTCAGCAGGCATAAGCCTTACGTGCGTTCCATTGATATTGCAAATGAATTAAGCTTTTCCAAACCAAGTGTCAGCGTTGCCATGAAGAACCTGCGCGAAAATGGCTATATCCACATGACTGACCAGGGCCATATTACTTTGACACAGACCGGTCAGGATATTGCTAATAAAATGTATGAACGTCACATTATGCTGTCTAACTGGCTGATCTATCTGGGCGTGGATGAAAAGACAGCTGTGGAAGATGCCTGCAAGATCGAGCATGTACTCAGTGCCCAAAGCTTCCAGGCGATCAAGAAGCATATCACACAGGGAAATGAGCTTCCTGCTGATATGAAAGAAGATGAATAA
- a CDS encoding ABC transporter permease, producing MTKGKERFRKFISDFYLVIILIFLYAPIFTMMVLSFNQSKSRTHWGGFTLSWYTQMFQSRAIMYALYTTLLVAMISALVATIIGTVTALAINHMKPVSKNIFMGISNIPMLNADIVTGISLMLAFIAFGISLGFKTVLISHITFNIPYVILSVMPKLKQTDRSTYEAALDLGASPAYAFFQVVFPDIMPGVLSGFLLAFTMSLDDFIITHFTKGAGINTLSTLIYSEVRRGIRPSMYALSTVIFVVVLVVLLIANFRKQPEKD from the coding sequence ATGACAAAAGGCAAAGAACGGTTTCGGAAGTTTATTTCCGACTTTTATTTAGTGATTATCCTTATCTTCCTTTATGCCCCAATCTTCACCATGATGGTCCTTTCTTTTAACCAGTCAAAATCAAGGACCCACTGGGGCGGCTTTACACTTAGCTGGTATACACAGATGTTCCAAAGCCGGGCGATCATGTACGCCTTATACACCACACTGCTTGTGGCAATGATCTCCGCACTGGTGGCAACTATCATTGGAACTGTGACAGCCCTCGCCATCAACCACATGAAGCCTGTGTCCAAAAATATTTTTATGGGAATCTCTAACATTCCCATGTTAAACGCGGATATCGTCACCGGTATCTCACTGATGCTTGCATTTATTGCCTTTGGGATCTCCCTTGGCTTTAAGACCGTGCTCATTTCCCATATCACCTTTAACATTCCTTATGTTATCTTAAGTGTTATGCCGAAATTAAAGCAGACGGATCGCTCCACCTATGAGGCGGCTTTAGACCTTGGCGCTTCTCCGGCTTATGCCTTTTTCCAGGTAGTTTTCCCGGATATCATGCCAGGTGTCCTCTCCGGTTTTCTGCTGGCATTTACCATGTCACTGGATGATTTCATTATCACCCATTTTACAAAGGGCGCCGGCATCAATACTCTGTCTACCTTGATCTACAGTGAAGTGCGCCGCGGTATCCGTCCTTCCATGTATGCCTTAAGCACCGTTATCTTTGTGGTGGTGCTGGTGGTACTGCTTATTGCAAATTTTCGGAAACAGCCGGAAAAAGACTAA
- a CDS encoding LytTR family DNA-binding domain-containing protein, whose translation MKIAVVDDERPARKELISQILDIKPDCIVKEADSGGSALELFNKEDDFDMLFIDINLNDMEGTTLAATVKKLFPQAKIVFATAYSRYAAKAFEMEIDDYILKPFDPDRVRHVIEKCMKDPEQSKEQAEAVRGIAVGASVRIPVQVNHSIRFLDISQIIYGETQGRGTLLHTKTGSYEVNQLLGDLEKKLHLYGFFRIHKSYLVNLECITEIFPWTRNGLALKLKGYENTVLPVGREKLKTLKQILNI comes from the coding sequence ATGAAAATAGCAGTTGTTGATGATGAACGTCCGGCAAGAAAAGAACTGATCAGCCAGATTTTAGATATAAAACCGGATTGCATTGTAAAGGAAGCAGACAGTGGCGGGAGCGCTTTAGAACTATTTAATAAGGAAGATGATTTTGATATGCTTTTTATTGATATCAACTTAAATGATATGGAAGGAACAACTTTGGCAGCAACGGTAAAAAAACTTTTTCCCCAGGCAAAGATTGTGTTTGCTACTGCCTATTCCCGCTATGCAGCCAAGGCATTTGAAATGGAGATCGATGATTATATTTTGAAGCCTTTTGATCCGGACCGGGTACGTCATGTAATTGAAAAATGTATGAAAGATCCTGAACAAAGCAAAGAACAGGCAGAGGCAGTCCGGGGAATAGCAGTGGGGGCATCTGTCAGGATTCCGGTCCAGGTAAATCACAGCATCCGTTTTTTAGATATATCTCAGATCATATATGGGGAAACACAGGGGAGGGGGACACTGCTTCATACAAAAACAGGAAGCTACGAGGTAAATCAGTTGCTAGGTGATCTGGAGAAAAAGCTGCATCTATATGGCTTTTTCAGGATTCACAAAAGCTATTTGGTAAATCTGGAATGCATTACGGAAATATTTCCGTGGACAAGAAATGGTCTTGCTCTGAAATTAAAGGGATATGAAAACACAGTTCTTCCTGTGGGAAGAGAAAAGCTAAAGACTTTAAAACAGATCTTAAACATATAA
- a CDS encoding alpha/beta hydrolase has protein sequence MKVKHISIAVDPEQTGNPVFGAPADLTAYILEPVEGITDKKRPAVLLCPGGGYHKLSGREDQPIAMKYLAAGFHVFVLHYSLVPDVFPRALMELALSMKLIREHGNEWNVDVKRIAVSGFSAGGHLACCLGTFWNKEWLYKALEVKPEMIQPNGMILCYPVITSEEYCHKGSFECLMGTEASKKDMELRRLLSLEYQVGPQVPKTFLWHTWTDQSVPVENSLLLLQALRKAGVNVEAHLYPMGPHGIALGTEETQGIDQKYLAPYCESWMGLAIRWISEQL, from the coding sequence ATGAAAGTAAAACATATTTCTATTGCAGTGGATCCTGAACAGACCGGAAATCCTGTTTTTGGTGCTCCGGCAGATCTTACTGCTTATATCCTGGAACCAGTAGAAGGGATCACGGATAAAAAAAGACCGGCTGTCCTGCTTTGTCCGGGCGGCGGCTATCATAAACTTTCGGGACGTGAAGATCAACCGATCGCTATGAAGTATCTGGCAGCTGGTTTTCATGTCTTTGTGCTTCACTACAGCCTGGTGCCGGATGTATTTCCACGGGCACTTATGGAGCTGGCGCTTTCCATGAAGCTGATACGTGAACATGGAAATGAGTGGAATGTAGATGTAAAGCGGATCGCTGTTTCCGGATTTTCTGCAGGCGGACATCTGGCGTGCTGCCTTGGAACTTTCTGGAATAAGGAATGGCTGTATAAGGCTTTGGAAGTGAAGCCGGAGATGATACAGCCCAATGGGATGATCCTTTGTTATCCGGTTATCACTTCCGAAGAATATTGTCATAAAGGGTCATTTGAATGTCTTATGGGGACTGAGGCTTCTAAGAAAGATATGGAACTTCGCAGGCTTCTGTCCTTGGAGTATCAAGTGGGTCCTCAGGTTCCAAAAACTTTTTTATGGCATACCTGGACGGATCAGTCAGTGCCAGTAGAGAACAGCCTGTTGCTTTTACAGGCTTTAAGAAAGGCCGGAGTAAACGTGGAAGCACATTTGTATCCGATGGGCCCCCACGGGATCGCCCTTGGAACAGAAGAAACCCAGGGAATCGATCAGAAATATCTGGCGCCTTATTGTGAAAGCTGGATGGGGTTAGCGATACGCTGGATTTCAGAACAGCTGTAA
- a CDS encoding histidine kinase codes for MVDVTYFNMLLNIGLLVLIAALLTNLEFVRTLFLEEQSSIFSKTALAVIFGIISIVSTYTGTYTDGAIINTRVIGVLAAGLLGGPYVGMLTALIAGIHRYLFDIGGFTAVSCAVSTLVEGILGSVFSARFKSGKMKQAEICVLTAAAEVGQMVIILLISKPFDAAWHLIRQIAVPMIMMNSCGMLIFLRTFDMVFIRKEGQFAEKMRLCFGIVDQSLPHLRKGLRSKEDMEAAAQIIFHSIICSAVVITDMEKILAIRTKKAYECLADPGFLTPVLQSVTDLKPTYFQQADFPDNMKNVLKDQIIVTAPLLEGEHAIGGLTIVLKKRRHAVQMDLKFMEELARLFSTQLELSNLEYQKKLRRQAELKALQSQVNPHFLYNALNTISFICRENAERARELLLTLASYYRQTLENEQYMLNLHTELYHINTYLELEKARFEEKLQVTMDIEEDFDCMVPSFILQPLVENAIRYGADRNGIRTVMICACYAKDTYGHKCVHIAVKDNGKGFPKEMLEQFYCGENGNRVGLKNVHERLKSIYGNESGLLLQNTQEGACVSFDIPEATHAE; via the coding sequence ATGGTAGATGTAACCTATTTTAACATGCTCTTAAATATTGGGCTTCTTGTACTGATCGCGGCTCTTCTTACGAATCTGGAGTTTGTCAGGACGCTGTTTTTAGAGGAACAGAGCAGTATATTTTCAAAAACAGCACTTGCGGTGATCTTTGGTATCATCAGTATCGTATCTACATACACAGGGACGTACACAGATGGGGCGATCATCAATACCCGTGTGATTGGTGTACTGGCAGCAGGACTTTTAGGCGGACCCTATGTGGGGATGTTAACAGCACTGATCGCAGGTATTCATCGATATCTGTTTGATATTGGCGGTTTTACAGCTGTATCTTGTGCTGTGTCTACTTTGGTTGAAGGGATTTTGGGGTCTGTATTTTCTGCAAGGTTTAAATCAGGGAAAATGAAGCAGGCAGAAATCTGTGTTTTGACAGCAGCAGCGGAAGTGGGGCAGATGGTCATTATCCTTCTGATCTCAAAACCTTTTGATGCAGCCTGGCATTTGATCCGTCAGATCGCTGTTCCTATGATTATGATGAATTCTTGCGGTATGCTTATTTTCTTAAGGACCTTTGATATGGTATTTATCCGGAAAGAAGGGCAGTTTGCAGAAAAAATGCGCCTGTGTTTCGGGATCGTGGATCAGAGTTTGCCACATTTGAGAAAAGGCCTCAGAAGTAAAGAAGATATGGAAGCAGCTGCACAGATTATTTTTCACTCAATCATCTGCTCGGCAGTTGTGATCACAGATATGGAAAAGATACTTGCGATCCGCACCAAAAAAGCCTATGAGTGTCTGGCAGATCCAGGTTTTCTTACACCTGTGTTACAATCGGTCACAGATCTGAAACCTACGTATTTTCAACAGGCAGATTTTCCTGACAATATGAAAAATGTGTTAAAGGATCAGATTATTGTAACGGCACCATTGTTAGAAGGAGAACATGCCATTGGCGGGCTGACAATTGTGCTAAAAAAGCGCAGGCATGCTGTACAGATGGACTTAAAATTCATGGAAGAGCTTGCAAGGCTGTTTTCTACCCAGCTGGAATTATCCAATCTGGAATACCAGAAGAAACTTCGCAGGCAGGCAGAATTGAAGGCACTGCAGTCCCAGGTAAACCCTCATTTTCTTTATAATGCTTTAAATACGATCTCCTTTATCTGCCGTGAAAACGCTGAAAGAGCACGGGAGCTGTTGCTTACTCTTGCTTCTTATTACCGGCAGACACTGGAAAATGAGCAGTATATGTTAAACTTACATACAGAGCTTTATCATATAAATACATATCTGGAGCTGGAGAAAGCCAGATTTGAGGAGAAACTTCAGGTGACTATGGATATAGAAGAAGATTTTGACTGTATGGTACCTTCCTTTATCCTTCAGCCTCTGGTGGAAAATGCCATCCGCTACGGAGCTGATAGAAATGGGATTCGTACGGTTATGATCTGTGCCTGTTATGCAAAAGATACCTATGGGCATAAATGCGTTCATATTGCAGTAAAAGATAACGGAAAAGGATTTCCAAAAGAAATGCTGGAGCAGTTTTACTGTGGAGAAAATGGAAACAGAGTAGGACTTAAGAATGTACACGAGCGTTTAAAGAGCATTTACGGAAATGAAAGTGGCCTTCTGCTTCAGAATACACAAGAAGGTGCCTGCGTTTCTTTTGACATACCAGAAGCAACACATGCAGAATAA
- a CDS encoding ABC transporter substrate-binding protein — protein sequence MKMRTFWAAAAVAVGSCVISIAILGVPGAENGGGTLKVYNWGEYIDEDVITQFEDETGISVIYDVFETNEEMYPVVEAGGVKYDVVCPSDYMIQRMIDNNILAELDYDNIPNADQIGDPYWKMSQGFDPDNKYSVPYCWGTVGILYNKQMLEQLGVPKPTSWADLWDPKLADEILMQNSIRDAFMIALKQKGYSLNTSDPEELAQARDMLIEQKPLVQAYVIDQVRDKMINGEAAEGVIYSGEMLYIQEQIEELGLNYDLEYVVPDEGTTLWIDSWVIPKNAENKEAAEQWINFMCRPDIAKKNFDYITYSTPNTGAYELSDKELQDNKALFPDMDSPAMKNSEILRYLGDDTDNIYNEMWKEVKAQ from the coding sequence ATGAAAATGCGTACATTCTGGGCTGCCGCAGCTGTTGCTGTAGGCTCCTGTGTGATATCCATTGCTATTTTAGGAGTTCCAGGAGCAGAAAACGGCGGCGGTACTTTAAAAGTATATAACTGGGGCGAATATATTGACGAGGATGTTATTACCCAGTTTGAAGATGAAACGGGCATTTCCGTTATCTATGACGTTTTTGAGACCAATGAGGAAATGTATCCGGTTGTAGAGGCTGGGGGAGTTAAATACGATGTAGTCTGCCCTTCAGACTATATGATCCAGAGAATGATCGATAATAATATACTGGCAGAGCTGGATTATGATAATATCCCCAATGCAGATCAGATCGGGGATCCTTACTGGAAAATGTCCCAGGGATTTGACCCGGACAATAAGTATTCCGTTCCTTACTGCTGGGGTACTGTAGGTATCCTTTATAATAAGCAGATGTTAGAACAGTTAGGCGTACCAAAGCCAACCAGCTGGGCTGACCTGTGGGATCCCAAGCTGGCAGATGAGATCTTGATGCAGAACAGTATCCGTGATGCATTTATGATCGCATTGAAACAGAAAGGATATTCTTTAAATACTTCTGACCCGGAGGAACTGGCGCAGGCAAGAGATATGCTGATCGAACAGAAACCCCTTGTCCAGGCTTATGTTATCGACCAGGTAAGAGATAAAATGATCAATGGAGAAGCTGCGGAAGGTGTGATCTACTCCGGCGAAATGCTTTACATCCAGGAACAGATTGAAGAGCTTGGCCTGAATTATGACCTGGAATATGTGGTTCCAGATGAAGGAACTACTCTCTGGATCGACTCCTGGGTAATTCCAAAAAATGCAGAAAACAAAGAAGCTGCAGAACAATGGATCAATTTCATGTGCCGTCCGGATATTGCAAAGAAAAACTTTGACTACATTACGTATTCTACCCCGAATACAGGCGCTTATGAGCTTTCTGATAAGGAGCTTCAGGATAACAAAGCCCTGTTCCCGGATATGGATTCCCCGGCAATGAAAAACAGTGAGATTCTCCGTTATCTTGGAGATGATACAGATAATATTTACAATGAAATGTGGAAAGAAGTTAAAGCCCAGTAA
- a CDS encoding ABC transporter permease — translation MNDEKKSATLGRALLSGPYLIWMIGFTIIPLALIFWFGITNKNGSLTLANITAIMNPDHWKALWLSLGLSLVSTILCLILAYPLAMILRGRGSSASGFIVFIFILPMWMNFLLRTMAWQTLLERNGVINGILTWLHLPKQNLINTPAAIVLGMVYNFLPFMVLPIYNVLAKIDDNTINAAKDLGANTLQTLFYIWLPLSLPGIISGITMVFVPSLTTFVISDLLGGSKILLIGNVIEQEFTKGNNWHLGSGLSLVLMVFILISMAMIAKYDKNGEGTAF, via the coding sequence ATGAATGATGAAAAGAAATCCGCGACCTTAGGAAGAGCACTTCTTTCCGGCCCTTATCTGATCTGGATGATCGGTTTTACCATTATCCCCCTCGCCCTTATTTTCTGGTTCGGCATTACTAATAAGAATGGCAGCCTGACACTGGCAAATATTACTGCCATTATGAATCCGGATCACTGGAAGGCTTTGTGGCTGTCTCTTGGACTGTCACTGGTCAGTACGATCCTCTGCCTGATCCTTGCTTATCCTCTTGCCATGATCCTTCGTGGAAGAGGCAGTTCTGCCAGCGGCTTTATTGTATTTATCTTCATCCTTCCTATGTGGATGAACTTTTTACTGCGTACTATGGCATGGCAGACATTACTTGAGCGAAACGGTGTGATCAATGGAATCTTAACCTGGCTCCATCTGCCGAAGCAGAACCTGATCAACACTCCTGCAGCTATCGTTCTTGGAATGGTATATAACTTCCTTCCATTTATGGTACTGCCCATCTACAACGTACTTGCAAAAATTGACGACAACACCATCAACGCCGCAAAAGACTTAGGTGCCAACACCTTACAGACTTTATTTTACATCTGGCTGCCTTTAAGCCTTCCTGGTATCATCAGCGGTATTACCATGGTATTCGTGCCCTCCCTCACTACTTTCGTTATCTCCGACCTGTTAGGCGGAAGCAAGATCCTTCTGATCGGTAATGTAATTGAACAGGAGTTTACAAAGGGAAATAACTGGCACCTGGGAAGCGGTCTGTCTCTGGTCTTAATGGTATTTATACTTATCAGTATGGCCATGATCGCAAAATATGATAAAAACGGAGAAGGGACGGCATTCTAA
- the rpiB gene encoding ribose 5-phosphate isomerase B, translated as MGNDHSAIELKNIIKEFVESKGYEVIDLGTNSTESCDYPVYGEKVGRAVASGEADLGIAICGTGVGISLAANKVKGIRACVCSEPYTAKLSRMHNNSNVLAFGARVVGSELAKMITEAWLDAEFEGGRHERRVQMLMDIENR; from the coding sequence ATGGGCAATGATCATTCCGCAATTGAACTGAAGAACATTATCAAGGAATTTGTAGAAAGCAAAGGATACGAGGTGATCGATCTGGGAACCAACAGCACAGAAAGCTGTGATTATCCTGTTTACGGCGAGAAAGTAGGCCGTGCAGTAGCTTCCGGCGAAGCTGATCTGGGTATTGCTATCTGCGGTACCGGTGTAGGCATCTCTTTAGCAGCAAACAAGGTAAAAGGCATCCGTGCCTGTGTATGCAGCGAGCCATATACTGCAAAGCTTTCCAGAATGCATAATAACTCCAATGTACTTGCATTTGGCGCAAGAGTTGTAGGCAGTGAGCTGGCTAAGATGATCACAGAAGCATGGCTGGATGCAGAATTCGAAGGCGGCCGTCATGAGCGCCGTGTCCAGATGTTAATGGATATTGAAAACAGATAA
- a CDS encoding helix-turn-helix domain-containing protein, with protein MDIGNKLKELRVLKGLTQEELADRSELSKGFISQLERNLTSPSITTLMDILQCLGTSIGEFFNEAPDEQIVFGKQDYFVKVDTEYKNEIKWIIPNAQKNTMEPIYLTLEAGGSTCPDTPHEGEEFGYILQGTVSIHLGNKTYKAKKGESFYYTADKTHFLSSKSGAVLIWVSSPPSF; from the coding sequence ATGGATATCGGCAACAAGCTGAAAGAACTGCGCGTTTTAAAGGGTCTGACACAGGAAGAGCTGGCAGACCGTTCAGAGCTTTCCAAGGGATTTATCTCCCAGCTGGAGCGCAACTTAACATCCCCCTCTATCACCACCCTTATGGACATCCTGCAGTGCCTTGGAACCAGCATCGGGGAGTTTTTCAATGAGGCTCCTGATGAACAGATCGTATTCGGAAAACAGGACTATTTTGTCAAGGTTGACACCGAATATAAAAACGAGATCAAATGGATCATTCCCAATGCCCAGAAAAATACCATGGAACCTATTTATCTTACCCTTGAGGCCGGAGGTTCCACCTGTCCGGATACACCTCATGAAGGAGAAGAATTCGGCTATATCCTTCAGGGAACCGTATCCATTCATCTTGGAAATAAGACTTATAAAGCCAAAAAAGGGGAATCCTTTTATTATACAGCTGACAAGACCCATTTTCTGTCCAGTAAAAGCGGGGCAGTTCTGATCTGGGTCAGCTCACCACCAAGTTTTTAA
- a CDS encoding lactonase family protein: MSGKYMAYVGSYSYTGKAKGITVFDVDVENGMFKERCEIEVDNSSYVIASSDGKTLYSIADEGVVSFRILPNGSLARLNSSSIRGMRGCHLCTDEEDKYVFVSGYHDGKTTVLNLNPDGSVGKIVDGVFDRGYGSVAERNFRPHVTCTRRMPDNRFVLSVDNGIDQVKIYRFNDKEQKLVQVDAIRCDLESAPRHFRYSKDGKFIYLMYELKKAIEVYTYKTGDRAPVIEKIQTISTTSTKNPDNLTAACAMRMSIDQKYIYCTNAGENTISVYKRDEETGLLSMICCLPISGSYPKDVAVFPDGKHIASVNHDSGTISFFKVDYEKGLLVMSGRSVPVNEPNCCAIVKIGEK; encoded by the coding sequence ATGAGCGGTAAGTATATGGCGTATGTGGGTTCCTATTCCTATACAGGAAAGGCAAAGGGAATCACTGTATTTGATGTAGATGTAGAAAATGGAATGTTTAAAGAGCGCTGTGAGATCGAAGTGGATAATTCTTCCTATGTAATTGCATCCAGTGATGGCAAGACTCTGTACTCCATCGCAGATGAAGGAGTTGTATCTTTCCGCATCCTTCCAAACGGAAGCCTGGCACGTTTAAACAGCTCATCCATCAGAGGAATGAGAGGCTGCCATCTGTGTACAGATGAGGAGGATAAGTACGTTTTCGTATCTGGTTATCATGATGGAAAGACAACTGTATTAAACTTAAATCCAGACGGTTCTGTAGGAAAGATCGTAGATGGCGTATTTGACAGAGGCTACGGCAGTGTGGCAGAGCGAAACTTCCGCCCACATGTGACCTGCACCAGAAGAATGCCAGACAATCGCTTTGTCCTTAGTGTGGATAATGGTATTGACCAGGTTAAGATCTACCGTTTTAATGACAAAGAGCAGAAATTAGTCCAGGTAGATGCTATCCGCTGTGATCTGGAGTCTGCACCGAGACATTTCCGTTACAGTAAGGATGGAAAGTTTATTTATTTAATGTATGAATTAAAGAAGGCGATCGAGGTATATACCTACAAGACCGGGGACAGGGCGCCTGTGATCGAAAAGATCCAGACCATCTCTACTACCTCTACCAAGAATCCGGACAACCTAACTGCAGCCTGTGCCATGAGAATGTCTATTGACCAGAAATATATATATTGCACCAATGCAGGAGAAAATACCATTAGTGTTTACAAAAGAGATGAGGAAACAGGACTTTTATCTATGATATGCTGCCTGCCTATCAGCGGTTCATATCCAAAGGATGTAGCTGTATTCCCGGACGGAAAACATATTGCTTCTGTAAACCATGACAGCGGAACGATCAGCTTCTTTAAGGTTGATTATGAAAAAGGACTTTTAGTAATGAGCGGAAGAAGTGTTCCGGTAAATGAACCGAACTGCTGCGCTATTGTTAAAATAGGAGAAAAATAA
- a CDS encoding ABC transporter ATP-binding protein, with protein MSQPLIDLQHISKSFDGEMVLDDLSLSIKENSFVTLLGPSGCGKSTTLRIIGGFTPPDKGTVIFDGQDITKLPPNKRQLNTVFQKYALFPHMTIAENIAFGLKIKNKPKSYIDDKIKYALKLVNLSGFEKRDVTSLSGGQQQRIAIARAIVNEPRVLLLDEPLGALDLKLRQDMQYELIRLKNELGITFIYVTHDQEEALTMSDTIVVMNQGYIQQMGSPEQIYNEPENAFVADFIGESNIVPGLMIHDELVEIFGARFACVDKGFGNNKPVDVVIRPEDIDLLKPEEGTLQGIVTHLIFKGVHYEMEVTTPDGFEWLVHSTDMFPVGQQVGIHVDPFDIQIMNKPASEDEEAIGVNE; from the coding sequence ATGAGCCAGCCATTGATCGATTTACAGCATATTTCAAAAAGCTTTGACGGAGAAATGGTCTTAGATGACCTGAGTCTTTCTATAAAAGAAAATAGTTTCGTAACTTTACTCGGCCCCAGCGGATGCGGAAAATCCACCACTTTGCGTATTATCGGTGGTTTCACCCCGCCGGATAAGGGAACTGTTATCTTCGACGGTCAGGATATCACCAAATTGCCGCCAAATAAACGCCAGTTAAACACCGTATTCCAGAAATACGCCTTATTCCCCCATATGACCATTGCCGAAAACATTGCTTTCGGCCTGAAGATCAAAAACAAACCTAAAAGCTATATTGACGATAAGATCAAATATGCATTAAAACTGGTAAACCTGTCCGGTTTTGAAAAAAGAGATGTTACCTCTCTTTCCGGTGGCCAGCAGCAGCGTATCGCTATTGCAAGAGCTATTGTAAATGAGCCGCGGGTACTGCTCCTTGATGAGCCTTTAGGCGCTTTGGATCTGAAGCTGCGCCAGGACATGCAGTATGAGCTGATCCGCCTGAAAAATGAGCTGGGGATCACCTTTATCTATGTTACCCATGACCAGGAAGAGGCACTTACCATGTCTGATACCATTGTGGTCATGAACCAGGGCTATATCCAGCAGATGGGTTCCCCGGAACAGATCTACAATGAACCGGAAAATGCCTTTGTTGCAGACTTTATCGGAGAAAGCAATATTGTGCCAGGCCTGATGATCCATGATGAACTGGTTGAGATCTTCGGCGCCAGATTTGCCTGTGTTGATAAAGGATTCGGAAATAATAAACCGGTTGACGTTGTGATCCGTCCTGAGGATATCGACCTGTTAAAGCCGGAGGAAGGCACTCTCCAGGGTATTGTCACCCACCTGATCTTTAAGGGTGTCCATTATGAAATGGAAGTAACCACCCCGGATGGCTTTGAGTGGCTGGTACACTCTACTGATATGTTCCCTGTTGGCCAGCAGGTAGGTATCCATGTGGATCCTTTTGACATTCAGATCATGAACAAACCTGCTTCTGAAGATGAGGAGGCGATCGGAGTCAATGAATGA
- the aroC gene encoding chorismate synthase: MSGSVYGTIFKISTWGESHGSGVGVVVDGCPAGLLLNEEDIQKYLDRRKPGQSRFTTARSEGDKAEILSGVFEGKTTGTPISIVIRNTDQRSHDYSNIMDVYRPGHADYTFDEKYGFRDYRGGGRSSGRETIGRVAAGAIAAKLLESLGITVQAYTSAVGPVKIDHSHMDMEEISKNRLYMPDKAAAAEAESYMEDMMQRRDSCGGVVECVIRGLPAGVGEPVFDKLDAALGKAVMSIGAVKGFEIGDGFEAAASLGSRNNDSFVIGKDKKTQKVTNHSGGTLGGMSDGSTIVMRAAFKPTPSISQVQKTVDRYGKEQEIQIKGRHDPVIVPRAVVVVEAMAALTAADLLLMSMTSRLDRIKKFFNKEEI; encoded by the coding sequence ATGTCAGGTTCAGTATACGGAACGATTTTTAAGATAAGCACCTGGGGAGAATCCCATGGATCAGGTGTTGGTGTTGTAGTAGATGGCTGTCCTGCAGGACTTCTGTTAAATGAAGAAGATATCCAGAAATATTTAGACAGGAGAAAACCGGGGCAGAGCAGATTTACCACAGCCAGAAGCGAAGGGGATAAGGCAGAGATCTTGTCCGGCGTTTTTGAGGGAAAAACAACAGGAACACCCATTTCCATTGTGATCCGCAATACCGACCAGCGTTCCCATGATTACAGCAATATCATGGATGTGTACCGTCCGGGCCATGCTGATTATACCTTTGATGAAAAATATGGTTTCCGGGATTACCGGGGCGGTGGACGTTCTTCCGGAAGAGAGACCATTGGAAGGGTAGCAGCGGGAGCAATAGCAGCCAAACTGTTAGAAAGTCTTGGGATCACGGTTCAGGCATATACCAGTGCCGTGGGACCTGTAAAGATCGATCACAGCCATATGGATATGGAAGAAATTTCCAAAAACCGCTTATATATGCCGGACAAGGCTGCAGCAGCAGAGGCAGAAAGCTACATGGAAGATATGATGCAGCGCAGAGATTCCTGCGGTGGTGTGGTAGAGTGCGTGATCAGGGGACTTCCTGCAGGTGTAGGAGAACCTGTTTTTGATAAGCTGGACGCTGCACTGGGAAAAGCTGTTATGTCAATTGGCGCTGTGAAAGGTTTTGAGATCGGAGATGGCTTTGAAGCAGCAGCTTCTTTAGGATCCCGGAATAATGACAGCTTTGTAATAGGAAAAGACAAAAAAACGCAAAAAGTGACCAACCATTCCGGCGGTACCTTAGGAGGTATGAGTGATGGAAGCACGATAGTGATGCGGGCGGCATTTAAACCGACTCCTTCTATTTCCCAGGTACAAAAGACAGTAGACCGCTATGGAAAAGAACAGGAGATCCAGATTAAGGGCCGTCATGACCCGGTGATCGTGCCAAGAGCCGTTGTAGTAGTGGAGGCAATGGCTGCACTTACAGCAGCAGACCTGCTTTTAATGTCCATGACATCCAGATTGGATCGTATTAAAAAATTTTTTAATAAAGAGGAGATTTAA